The window CAAACCGCTTGCATATATTTTAAATATATGCTATTATCTTTTAAAATCAAATCACAATAAGGCTATATGCCGAAGTCATTTTGACTACTGCTCCGCTTCTGCGGAGCTTTTTTTTGCCTTATTATAACTCTCATTTAATAAGTACACTATACTTTATATTTTTGTATAAAAACAAGCGTATATTACCATATTATTCTCCATTATGTAAAGAGACCTGCAAAAATTTTTCGAAATGAAACATCTGTGTAACACTTGTTTTTTCATCATACTATGCAGACTGCTCCACTGCATAACACCGCAGTATAGTCGCAGTACAAAGGATATAATTAAATTTTCACTTATTTACAGTGCAATTTAAATAATAAAACAATTAAAACATTGTATAAAATTATGTCGGCGGAGCTTTTTTTTGCAACGGATTTCGTTAAAACAAGTCGAAATTTTTATTATTATGCAAAAAAGCCTTAAAAATTTCCGTACGGATAGCCCGATATCGGCTGAATTTTAAATACAGCAATATAAATCAATAATTTAAAGATAAAAATTGTAACCGGAGGTTGATTTTCTCTTGATGTTGTGTTATATTAATACTAGAAATTATTCCGAATTTAGGAGATGTTTTATGAAAATGAAAAAATATTTCAGTTTCATGGCGGTTACAACCGTAGTTTTTACTCTCTTAGTTGCCGGTTGTAAGTTCTCGAATGCTGTAGATACTCAAAGTCTAAGAAAAGATAATGAGAATGCTGCAAAATGGTCTAATCTGACACAAAATCGTCCTCAAATTGCTGAAAAATTTGACCGTGTCGGGCCAAACCATAACAAAATGCCGTGTGAAGTGTATAATGAGCCGGTAAACTTTAAAGATATGCAAACCCGTACAGTTGACGGCGGAGTGCAAACCGCAGCGCTGCCCGAATTGCAGTTTGCATTTGCAGTTTCACATGTTGCACAAAAGTTTATCGAACGTATCAGCTTACCGATTAGCCCCATCTAAAATAGGAGGAACACCAATGAAAAAAATATCAGTATTCTTTTTGTGTCTTATAGTATATGCGGTAAATAGTTTTGCTGCGGAAGTTGTTTTTTCGCCCGGTATCGGATTTTCAGTATATACGGTACGGAGCCATGAGGTTATTATAAAAGGAAAAAACTTGGAACTTTCGGATAAACCCGTAACATATACGATACCTACCCCTTCTATAGGGCTTGATATGCATTTTATTCATGAAAAAAACGGTTTTACATTCAGTCTTATTAACAATGCGGCGTTTCCTATTTCCATGTATAAAAGAGGCGGATTCGGCAATGGTTCAATGAAAACAAAAGGTTTTATTTGGGACGGACAAATGCTGTTCGGTTATACCTACGGAGTAAAACAACCTTTTAGTATTCATGCCGGTATCGGCCCGGGTGTTGCGTTGGGACAATTTTGGACGCACCTGAATAATCAACAGTTGGAAAATTTTTATCATGCATGGACACCGATTGCCTTGCATCTCGGAGTTCAATATATTTTTACAAAACATTTCGGTATTACCGTAGGCTTACATGATATGATAAGTTTTTCAGGACTTTTACGCAGCATAGAAAAACCGAATATTGCTGACGGCAATAATAAAGTCGGCGGGACAGTCGGCTTCGGTAATGTTTTTACTTTAAGGATAGCCGCAACTTTTAGACTTTAACTTAGGTTGTGTTTTATACTTGAATAATCTACAAGTGATATTCATTGATGATGTAAGAATATCTTAAAAAAATCGGGGCAGTCGTAAGACCCGCGTTAGGCACATTAAAAGTTCCGTCAGGTTTTTAAAAAAACTGCCGGAAAATCCCCCTGTGCGGCAATTTCCGCACAGGGGGAGGGTGCGAAAAACAATCAGGATTTGAAACCGCTGCCGCAACACCCCTACTATACATGCCATGAAGCGGTACGGTATTGCATATCCCAGAGCCGTTTGTATAAGCCGTCTTTGCCGATAAGCTCGGCATGAGTACCGCGCTGAATAATGCTGCCCGATTCAAAGACGAGAACTTGATCTGCATGTTGAATTGATGAAAGTTTATGTGCAATCATAATGACGGTACGGTCTTTTAACAGTTCTTGC is drawn from Treponema pedis and contains these coding sequences:
- a CDS encoding DUF2715 domain-containing protein, which codes for MKKISVFFLCLIVYAVNSFAAEVVFSPGIGFSVYTVRSHEVIIKGKNLELSDKPVTYTIPTPSIGLDMHFIHEKNGFTFSLINNAAFPISMYKRGGFGNGSMKTKGFIWDGQMLFGYTYGVKQPFSIHAGIGPGVALGQFWTHLNNQQLENFYHAWTPIALHLGVQYIFTKHFGITVGLHDMISFSGLLRSIEKPNIADGNNKVGGTVGFGNVFTLRIAATFRL